TTCAATAATGATTTCATCTTCTGGTGTTGTTGTTTGCGCCACTAAACTAGCTGGCATTCCTATATTTCCAGCAACATAAGCATGACCTTTTTTACGATTAAAATTTAAAATTTCAGCAATCATTGTTGTTGTCGTTGTTTTTCCATTTGTACCAGTAATTCCAATCATTTGGCTTTCAGAAACTTCATAGGCTAACTCTACCTCAGTAATGACTGGAATTCCTTTTTCAACCGCTCTTTGGACAATTGGATTGTTGTACATAATTCCTGGATTCTTCACAACCAATTCAAAGTCTTCATCCAGTAATTCAACGGGATGACCTCCTGTTACAACGCGAATTCCTGATTCCAACAATTCTTGTGCTTCAGGATTTTCTTCAAAACTTTTATAATCATTTACTGTAACCAATGCACCTAATTCGTGTAATAATTTTGCTGCATTTACCCCACTTAAAGCTAAACCAACAACTAAAACTTTTTTATTTTCATACGTAGTAATTTTTTTCAACGTCTCTACCCCTCTTCTTAAAGAATGACTAGTAATGCAACAATTGCTGCAAGTAAACCAACTGACCAGAATGTTAAAACAACGCGCCATTCGCTCCAACCACTCATTTCAAAGTGATGGTGAATAGGGCTCATTTTAAAGACTCGTTTACCCGTCAATTTAAATGATGTTACTTGAATCATCACACTGGCGGTTTCAATCACAAAAATTAAACCAATTAAAAGTAGAGACCATTCTTGGTGCAATAAAATAGAAACGGCCGCTAAACCACCGCCTAAAGCTAAAGAACCAACATCTCCCATAAATATTTTAGCTGGCTTTTTATTGAAGAAAAAGAATCCAACTAAACCACCAACAATTGTTACACAAAAAATTAAGATATCTGTTTGTTGTTGATGCCATGCTATTACTGCATAAGTACCATACGCAATGCTTGCCGTCCCAGCAACTAATCCATCTAAACCATCTGTTAAATTAACTGCATTAGAAAATCCGACTAACCAAAAAATAACAAATATACCATATAACCAGCCAATATCAATTGAACCAATAAACGGGAAAGCAATTTTAGTGGCTAAACCTTCATATTTAAAAACAATAAAAAAGATAATACCACCTATGATTTGACCGATTAGTTTTTGTTTAGATGTCAAACCTAAATTTCTTTTTTTAAATACTTTGATAAAATCATCTAAAAAGCCTAGCACTCCGTATAAAGCCAGAATAAATAGAAGTAATCCTAAAGATAAGGTCAATGCTCCTTGCCAAATACCAACCCAAACTGCAGTAATCAATGTGGCAATAATAAAAACAACTCCACCCATTGTTGGTGTACCTGTTTTCACTTCATGCCATTTTGGCCCTTCATCTCTAGTCACTTGTCCAATTTGTTTCATCCTAAAATAGCCAATAAACATTGGCATAACCATAATTGTAAGTGCAAAACTACTTACAAATGGCATTAACATTTCTGTCCAGTGCATTTTAACCGCTCCTATTGTTTTAATAAAGCTAGCAACAAAATTGCTAGCTTTTTATACTGAATAACTAGGTTTTCTAAGCTTTTATAAACGTATTAAACTTTTTGTCCTAATTAAAAATTATATCATACTTATTAAGCCGTTCTCCTCTTATGAAGGATTTCTTAAAAATAAATTAATTGATTTTAATTTTACTTATAAAATGTTTCAATAGCTTTTTTAGCTTCTTCCACGTCATCAAAATGATGTTTTGTTGTACCGATAATTTGGTAATCCTCGTGACCTTTTCCGGCAATCAAAATAATATCATTTGCCTGCGCTTTTTTCACCGCTAACTCAATTGCCTTACGACGGTCGACTTCAAGTAGATAGCTTTCATCGCTACCTAGCTCAGCTACAACATCTTTTAAAATTTCATTAGGGTCTTCAGTTCTAGGATTATCGGAAGTAAAAATAACATGATCCGCATAATCCATCGCAATTCGAGCCATTTTTGGACGTTTGGTCTTATCTCTATCTCCGCCACAACCAACTACACAGTATACATCGCCAGTTTTAAACTCATTGATTGTCGTTAGTACATTTAACAAACCATCTGGTGTATGAGCATAGTCTACTACTACAGCAAAATCTTGTGGTCCTTTGACTAGTTCAAAACGGCCACGAACACCACTAATCCCTTCTAATGAAGAAATGATCGTTTCTAATTCAAGCCCAGCTGCATAAGCTGCACCAATAGCTCCTAAAGCATTCAAAATATTGAACTTTCCTGCTAATTGTAAATGAACAGGGTATTCTTTCCCATTAAATTCTAGTAAAAAACGAGTTCCATGATTGGTTATTTCAATTGAGTTAGCTCTAAAATCAGCAGCTTCTTCTATTCCATAAGTTAAAACTTCGGCAGCAGTCATTTTTCTAAAATCACGCCCCACTGGATCGTCCATATTCAAGATAGCATATTTAGGTTTTTCAGGATTGTAAATATTCCCTAGTTGAGAGAACAATAAACTCTTGGCATGAGCGTACTCTTCCATTGTATGATGATATTCTAAATGGTCTTGACTTAAATTTGTAAATACAGCGATGTCGAAATCTGTTCCCCAAACACGTCCTTGGACTAATGAATGGGAAGAAACCTCCATAGCGCATGTCGTTACATTTTTTTGCCGCATCTCTGCAAATGTTTTTTGCAACGTTAAACTATCTGGTGTTGTATTTTTAGTTTCAAAAGTTGTATTTCCAATACGACGATACATTGTACCAATCACACCAGTTACTTCTTGATGATCTCTAAATATTTGATCAATCAAATGAGTAATCGTTGTCTTCCCATTTGTACCTGTAACGCCTATAATTCTAAAATCCTGACTTGGGTGGTCATAAAAGGCATCAGCCACTATAGCCATTGCACGGTTGGCATTGGCCACATAAATAACTGGAACAGAAACATCTATTGGTTTTTCTGCTATTAATAAAACGGCACCTTTTTCAACAGCATCTTGCGCAAATTGATGGCCATCAAACAAGGCTCCTGTAATACAAACAAATAACGAACCTTCCGTAATCTCTCTTGTATCTTGTGTGATGCTATTAATCTCCAAGTCTTTTGGTAATTCTTTTGATAATCGTTTAAACTGAATACTTGCAATCAAATTACTGGCTTTCATTGATTTCACCTTTTCTTATTCTTATGGGGCAACTAATGTAACTTCAATCTCTGCAACGCCTTCCATGCTAGAATTTTCAGCTAAGCTTTGAGTTGTTACAAATCCGTCTCCCACAATTTTAAATTTTTGTCCGGTCATTTCAGACACTTTTAACACATCATTCTTAGACCAACCGGTCATATTTGGCATTGTCATTGCACCGTTGGTTAACAGCATTGCTCTTTGTCCTTCTAAAACAGGTTCATCTGGTAAAGGCATTTGCTGTACTATTGTATCACCATTTCCAATAATCGTCACATTCAATTTGTTTTCTTCTAATTTTTGGCGGGCTTCTTCTTTCAAACTCCCCATCACACGAGGCATCACAACTTGATTATTTTCTTCTATTTCAGCTTGTTTTCCTAATTCTTGATATTGTAAAGCACGCTTCATTACAGGGTTAAAGACTTCTGCAATCATCCCACCACCAGTTATCGTTCCATCATAGACTTGTGGTTGCTTCATCGTAATGTACATAATTAATTCTGGGTCTTCAGCAGGTGCCATTCCTACTACTGAAAAGACATAATTGTTATCTCCAGTTGCATACAAACCAGTTGTAGGGTCAACAATTTCTGCTGTTCCTGTTTTAGCAGCAATTTTATAACCATCAATTTTGTAGGCTTGTCCAGTACCATTTTCTCCATAAACGACTTCTTGTAGATATTCCAACTCTTTTTGTGCCGTTTCAGCTGTAATCGGTTGTCCTACAACTGTTGGCTGGGTTACTTTTTCTTCACCAGTATTCGGATTCACAGTTCGATCGACAAAATAAGGTTTCATCATCTTGCCTTTGTTTGCCACTGCTGAAAAGGCTTGAAGCATTTGGAAATCAGTTACTGTTAATCCTTGTCCAAAGGCAGTATTGGCTTTTTCTAAAGGATAATCAAAACCTATTTTCCCAATAGCTTCATTAGGTAAGCCAGAATCTGTTGATTTTTCAAGACCAAAGTCCGTCATATATTTTTTCCACGTATCATTCCCCATCTTTTCAACTAAATTAGAGAAAGCCACGTTACTAGAACGTTGTAATCCTTCTAAATAAGAAATATGACCCCAACCGACTCCACCATTATGGTCGCGAATTTGGCCTCCTTCAATCGTTTTTGTTCCAGAAAGAAACGTTTCATTTGGATTAAAGACACCTTCATTAATTGCTGCCCCTAAAGTCAAGACTTTCATTGTTGAACCTGGCTCAAAACTATCTTCAACAAGCATATTACGCCAACTTTTATCAATATTTTCTTTCGTAGTTGCATTAAAAGTCTGGCTTTGGGTCGTTGCAATAATAGCACCTGTCTTAGCATTCATTAATGTTGCTGTCATGGTTTTTGGTTGATACTTAGCTGCTACTTCCGCTACAGTACTTTCCATATAAACTTGAAGACGATTATTCAATGTTAAATACATATCAGATCCGTCTTTCGCTTTAACTTCTTTCACTTTTGAATTTGGCAAAGCATAACCAAAATTATCTGTTTTGAATTCATATTTACCTGGTGTTCCTGTTAACAATTTATTGTAAGCTTGTTCAATTCCCATTTCACCTACAAGTTCTGTTCCAGGTACAAAATCAGCAGTATCTTCATCTGTTTTAGTAGGAAGTGACGCAATTCCAACTAAATTAGAAGCAAAAACACCATTAGGATACAAACGTTTAGGCGTTTCTGTAAATACTAAGCCTGGTAATTTTGTTTTTTCAATCGTTACTTTCGTTTCATAGCTTAAATCTTTACCTTCATTACCAAATTCTACTTGAGCCAGAGGTTTCCCATCTTCACCTTTTCGATTCAGAATCTCTAGTACGGCTTCTTTACTTAAAGGGATGTTCTGAGAAATCACTTCCGCCGTTTTTTCTTTATCTTTAACATAGTTAGGATTCTCTTTTGTCGACCACTTATCCGTCAAAACGGCAACTAAAGAATAAGAAGCAGCATACATCGCAATGGGTTTTCCATCTATATCATAGATGGTTCCTCTATTTGCTTTGAGTACACTACTTCTTGTATAGAGATTATTAACTTTTTCAGCTAAGTCTTCCCCATTAATTTGCCCCTTAACCATCACATAGGAAAAACGGCTAATAAATACAACAAATAGAAAAATGGTCAAAAAGAATAATATCATAGCTATTTGTTTTCTATTTTTTTGAGGGCTTTTATTTTTTTTCATTTTGTTACATTCCTAACATTGTTTTGATTCATTTTTAAATCAGCTTTTAACGCAATATCATAAACACGGTCATAACGTGACAACTCTTGAATTTCTTGAGCTAAATTGTCGTTGACATTTTTTGTATCTGAAATAGCAACTGTCGTATCTTGGATCCCTCTATTTTTAGATGAGATACTGATTTCTTGAGAGATGCAGACTGCCATTAACATGAATGCAGTCACACCGACTACAATCAGCATTAACTTCTCAAGTTTGGTTACGCCAGCTTTTCGAGGTGCTGGCATATGTACCGGCGACTCTTTTGGGATTTCTGGGGAACGCAAAGGGACATCTATTTCAAGTTCTCTAGCTAAATTATTTGTTAATACCATACTATTTTACATCCTTTCATTGACAGTTTGATTTTTGTCCTTATTTTTCCTTTTGTTTTTCTGCAATTCTTAGTTTTGCACTACGCGCTCGATTGTTTTGTTCTAACTCTTCTTCAGTCGGTATAATTGGTTTACGATTAACTAATTTCAATTCTGGTTGAAATTCAGTTGGCATCACAGGCAAACCTGGTGGCAATTCTGGCAACGCAGAATGTTCTTTAAATATTGATTTTACAATTCGATCTTCTAATGAATGAAAAGTTATCACACTCACTCGTCCTCCGACTTTAATTAATGAAATAGCCGCTTCTAACGAGTCTTCTACGGCTGACAACTCATCATTGACCGCAATTCGGATTGCTTGGAAAACACGCTTAGCAGGGTGTCCGCCTTTTCTTCTAGCTGGGGCTGGAATTCCCTCTTTAATCAATTCAACTAGTTCACCAGTTGTTTCGATTGGTGCAACTTCACGAGCTGCTTCTATTTTTCGAGCAATTTGTTTGGAAAATTTTTCTTCTCCATACCGATAAAAAATCCGAATCAACTCATGGTAACTCCATGTGTTCACAATTTCTTTGGCTGTCAACGGTGCCTGTGTATCCATTCGCATATCTAAAGGAGCGTCTTGATGGTAACTAAAGCCACGTTCAGCCTCATCTAGTTGTGGGGAAGAAACACCTAAATCATAAAGAATACCGTCTACTTCAAAGATACCGATTTGATTTAATTCTTCTTTAATAAATCTAAAATTTGATTTGATAAATGTAACCATACCTTTTTCAACAAAAGGTGCCAAACGTATTTTAGCATTTTCTAAAGCTCGTTCATCTTGATCAAAGGCATAAAGATGACCCTCTTCGCTTAGTTGTGAAAGTAAATATTCACTATGTCCTGCTCCACCAAGAGTACAATCTACATATACGCCATCTGGTTTTAGAGCTAAACCGTCAACTGTTTCATGTAACAATACGGTTTCGTGATTAAATGTTGTCATATTATTTCCACCTTTTTTAAAATCCAAAATCAATCATATTTTCAGCAATATCATCAAAGCTTTCTTCAGCTTCATCAGAAAATTTCGTCCAACGCTCTTGGCTCCAAATCTCAATACGATCTGAAACACCAATAACATGACAAACCTTTTCTAAGTCAGCGTGTTCTCTGAGTGTTTGTGGAATATTTATTCTTCCTTGTTTATCAAGTTCACATTCTGTAGCAGCTGAGTAAAAAAAACGTGTAAAAGCACGAGCGTCTTTCTTAGCTAAGGGTAGTTGTTTCAGTTTTTCTTCCAGTGCAGACCATTCGTTTTGTGGGTAACCAAACAAACAACCATCCATCCCTCTAGTAATGATAAATTTCTCGCCTAAATCCTCTCGGAATTTTGCTGGCATAATCAATCGACCTTTAGCATCGATGTTATGTTTAAATTCACCCATCAACATGTCTACACTCACCCCCATATTATAAGAACTATTTTTAGTCTACCACATCCCCCCACTTTCCACCACTATAAACCTAAAATTTAGACAAAAATAATAAAATTCTTAGAAACTCTATTAAAATCAAGGATTTCATTAAGAAAATTTGATAAATAAAAGTGGGGGATTTTCCCAAAAACAGCATGAAAAAGAATACCAATGCTCCCTTTTTAAACTTGATACATATTTATAAATGAGATAAAATTCCAAAAAAAAATAGATTTAGCTAAAAATAGTACATTTTTTAGCTAAATCTATTTGAAATTCCGTTATTTAATTCATTTTTACCTAAATAAAGTGATGCGCAATATTTAATCCGACTAAAATATAATACATTAAGAAAGAAAATAAGAACAAGAAACGCCAAAATGTTTTAAAAAAGCGGCTAAATAAAATTTCGCCTTTTTTATACGCCATTAAACAGACAATCACAATCCCTAAACTTAGCATAAAAATAGCAAAATAAGGCAGCAAACTAAACTTGAGTGTCATCTCGCTTAAAATATGAATACCAATCAATAAAAATGGCACTAAAACATCTGGTGGCTTAATAGCAACATGTCGGATAATTAACCGTTTACGAATTAAGCTTTTAAGTATAAGTAAGAATAAAACTGGAGCAATATAAAAAGCGATTTCCGCAATTGTAAATGGAATTTTCAACAACTACCACCCTTTCTAACATTATTTTTTGCATATTCGACTCTTATTGTACTATGAAATGAAAAATAAGAAAACACTAACGATATTATTCAATCAAAATAAAGAACAAAAAAACACCTTTGAGCCATGGTCTCAAAAGGTGTTTTTCCTAAGTATTAAGCTTCTTTACTTATTACTTCTTTACCGTCATATTGTCCACATGCTGGACATACGTGGTGGCTCTTTTTCAGTTCGCCACAGTTAGGACATGGGTTCATGCCTGGAACTTCCAATTTATAATGCGTACGACGTCTATTTTTTTTCGCTTTTGATGTTCTTCTAGCTGGTACTGCCATGATCTACACCTCCTTATAATAATTGCTTCTCTTTATGCCTAGGGTTAGAGTAGAAGCGATTTATTCCAATTTTGCTATTGGTCGTTGTCAGTG
This Carnobacterium maltaromaticum DSM 20342 DNA region includes the following protein-coding sequences:
- the mraY gene encoding phospho-N-acetylmuramoyl-pentapeptide-transferase, translated to MHWTEMLMPFVSSFALTIMVMPMFIGYFRMKQIGQVTRDEGPKWHEVKTGTPTMGGVVFIIATLITAVWVGIWQGALTLSLGLLLFILALYGVLGFLDDFIKVFKKRNLGLTSKQKLIGQIIGGIIFFIVFKYEGLATKIAFPFIGSIDIGWLYGIFVIFWLVGFSNAVNLTDGLDGLVAGTASIAYGTYAVIAWHQQQTDILIFCVTIVGGLVGFFFFNKKPAKIFMGDVGSLALGGGLAAVSILLHQEWSLLLIGLIFVIETASVMIQVTSFKLTGKRVFKMSPIHHHFEMSGWSEWRVVLTFWSVGLLAAIVALLVIL
- the ftsL2 gene encoding cell division protein FtsL, with protein sequence MVLTNNLARELEIDVPLRSPEIPKESPVHMPAPRKAGVTKLEKLMLIVVGVTAFMLMAVCISQEISISSKNRGIQDTTVAISDTKNVNDNLAQEIQELSRYDRVYDIALKADLKMNQNNVRNVTK
- a CDS encoding penicillin-binding transpeptidase domain-containing protein, giving the protein MKKNKSPQKNRKQIAMILFFLTIFLFVVFISRFSYVMVKGQINGEDLAEKVNNLYTRSSVLKANRGTIYDIDGKPIAMYAASYSLVAVLTDKWSTKENPNYVKDKEKTAEVISQNIPLSKEAVLEILNRKGEDGKPLAQVEFGNEGKDLSYETKVTIEKTKLPGLVFTETPKRLYPNGVFASNLVGIASLPTKTDEDTADFVPGTELVGEMGIEQAYNKLLTGTPGKYEFKTDNFGYALPNSKVKEVKAKDGSDMYLTLNNRLQVYMESTVAEVAAKYQPKTMTATLMNAKTGAIIATTQSQTFNATTKENIDKSWRNMLVEDSFEPGSTMKVLTLGAAINEGVFNPNETFLSGTKTIEGGQIRDHNGGVGWGHISYLEGLQRSSNVAFSNLVEKMGNDTWKKYMTDFGLEKSTDSGLPNEAIGKIGFDYPLEKANTAFGQGLTVTDFQMLQAFSAVANKGKMMKPYFVDRTVNPNTGEEKVTQPTVVGQPITAETAQKELEYLQEVVYGENGTGQAYKIDGYKIAAKTGTAEIVDPTTGLYATGDNNYVFSVVGMAPAEDPELIMYITMKQPQVYDGTITGGGMIAEVFNPVMKRALQYQELGKQAEIEENNQVVMPRVMGSLKEEARQKLEENKLNVTIIGNGDTIVQQMPLPDEPVLEGQRAMLLTNGAMTMPNMTGWSKNDVLKVSEMTGQKFKIVGDGFVTTQSLAENSSMEGVAEIEVTLVAP
- the mraZ gene encoding division/cell wall cluster transcriptional repressor MraZ; the protein is MLMGEFKHNIDAKGRLIMPAKFREDLGEKFIITRGMDGCLFGYPQNEWSALEEKLKQLPLAKKDARAFTRFFYSAATECELDKQGRINIPQTLREHADLEKVCHVIGVSDRIEIWSQERWTKFSDEAEESFDDIAENMIDFGF
- a CDS encoding UDP-N-acetylmuramoyl-L-alanyl-D-glutamate--2,6-diaminopimelate ligase encodes the protein MKASNLIASIQFKRLSKELPKDLEINSITQDTREITEGSLFVCITGALFDGHQFAQDAVEKGAVLLIAEKPIDVSVPVIYVANANRAMAIVADAFYDHPSQDFRIIGVTGTNGKTTITHLIDQIFRDHQEVTGVIGTMYRRIGNTTFETKNTTPDSLTLQKTFAEMRQKNVTTCAMEVSSHSLVQGRVWGTDFDIAVFTNLSQDHLEYHHTMEEYAHAKSLLFSQLGNIYNPEKPKYAILNMDDPVGRDFRKMTAAEVLTYGIEEAADFRANSIEITNHGTRFLLEFNGKEYPVHLQLAGKFNILNALGAIGAAYAAGLELETIISSLEGISGVRGRFELVKGPQDFAVVVDYAHTPDGLLNVLTTINEFKTGDVYCVVGCGGDRDKTKRPKMARIAMDYADHVIFTSDNPRTEDPNEILKDVVAELGSDESYLLEVDRRKAIELAVKKAQANDIILIAGKGHEDYQIIGTTKHHFDDVEEAKKAIETFYK
- the rsmH gene encoding 16S rRNA (cytosine(1402)-N(4))-methyltransferase RsmH, whose amino-acid sequence is MTTFNHETVLLHETVDGLALKPDGVYVDCTLGGAGHSEYLLSQLSEEGHLYAFDQDERALENAKIRLAPFVEKGMVTFIKSNFRFIKEELNQIGIFEVDGILYDLGVSSPQLDEAERGFSYHQDAPLDMRMDTQAPLTAKEIVNTWSYHELIRIFYRYGEEKFSKQIARKIEAAREVAPIETTGELVELIKEGIPAPARRKGGHPAKRVFQAIRIAVNDELSAVEDSLEAAISLIKVGGRVSVITFHSLEDRIVKSIFKEHSALPELPPGLPVMPTEFQPELKLVNRKPIIPTEEELEQNNRARSAKLRIAEKQKEK
- a CDS encoding DUF3397 domain-containing protein, with product MKIPFTIAEIAFYIAPVLFLLILKSLIRKRLIIRHVAIKPPDVLVPFLLIGIHILSEMTLKFSLLPYFAIFMLSLGIVIVCLMAYKKGEILFSRFFKTFWRFLFLFSFLMYYILVGLNIAHHFI
- the rpmF gene encoding 50S ribosomal protein L32, which encodes MAVPARRTSKAKKNRRRTHYKLEVPGMNPCPNCGELKKSHHVCPACGQYDGKEVISKEA